One Amorphoplanes digitatis genomic window carries:
- a CDS encoding IS701 family transposase produces MPIQSCPARYLDSRGPTAGVIVDTSLFDVICTSLFDSLSRADQRSRGHQYLRGLLLAEGRKTVRNIAAALNGEVGEQSLHHFVANSPWDWQPVRRSFAQAVTRLAPPAAWVVRPLVIPKMGDCSVGADPLAGESGQRRRVQRAVGVWAVSAEVVYPVNWRLHLSSRWTDDTRRRSRAAIPADVPAESFEECAVEAVRTVTARWGMPPRPVVVDVPDEYLPGTIRRLHAAGLPFLAKVPPAFPIGAETTAQHRIAALRAARRPARWDGPAPRTDLVASADVRSVNGRAPLTLLGSGRPRRVWPEELHLTNLGDVHPATLLALSRLRRTAHRGAVETGRRVGLADFVGRSFGGWHRHVTLASAAYALLSVGCGLPRADG; encoded by the coding sequence ATGCCGATTCAGTCGTGCCCCGCACGCTACCTGGATTCCAGGGGACCGACTGCGGGGGTAATTGTGGACACTTCGTTGTTCGATGTGATTTGTACGTCCTTGTTCGATTCGTTATCGCGGGCCGACCAGCGGAGCAGGGGACATCAGTACCTGCGCGGCCTCCTGCTCGCCGAGGGACGCAAGACCGTACGCAATATCGCGGCCGCGCTGAACGGCGAGGTGGGCGAGCAGAGCCTGCACCATTTCGTGGCGAATTCCCCGTGGGACTGGCAGCCGGTGCGCCGGTCCTTCGCGCAGGCGGTGACGCGGCTGGCGCCGCCGGCCGCCTGGGTGGTGCGCCCGCTGGTGATCCCCAAGATGGGCGACTGCTCGGTGGGTGCCGACCCGCTCGCCGGCGAGTCCGGGCAGCGAAGGCGGGTGCAGCGCGCCGTCGGCGTGTGGGCGGTCAGCGCCGAGGTCGTCTACCCCGTCAACTGGCGGCTGCACCTCTCGTCGCGCTGGACGGACGACACGCGCCGGCGCAGCCGCGCCGCCATCCCCGCCGATGTTCCCGCGGAGAGCTTCGAGGAGTGCGCGGTCGAGGCCGTCCGCACGGTCACGGCCCGGTGGGGCATGCCGCCCCGGCCCGTCGTCGTCGACGTCCCGGACGAGTACCTGCCGGGCACGATCCGCCGGCTGCACGCCGCGGGCCTGCCGTTCCTGGCCAAGGTGCCCCCGGCGTTCCCGATCGGCGCGGAGACGACCGCACAGCACCGGATCGCCGCGCTGCGGGCCGCCCGGCGACCCGCCAGGTGGGACGGCCCGGCACCGCGTACCGACCTGGTGGCGAGCGCGGACGTCCGGTCGGTGAACGGGCGGGCGCCGCTCACCCTGCTCGGCTCGGGGCGCCCCCGGCGGGTCTGGCCCGAGGAACTGCACCTCACCAACCTGGGCGACGTCCATCCGGCGACCCTTCTCGCGCTGAGCCGGCTTCGCCGCACCGCGCACCGGGGCGCGGTCGAGACCGGCCGGCGGGTGGGGCTCGCCGACTTCGTCGGCAGGTCGTTCGGCGGCTGGCACCGGCACGTCACGCTGGCGTCGGCGGCGTACGCGCTGCTCAGCGTGGGGTGCGGACTCCCGCGGGCGGACGGTTAG
- a CDS encoding AfsR/SARP family transcriptional regulator gives MSVRIQVLGQVRVEVAGATVSPASTGQRTVLALLAVAGGQMLTRAQLIDTLWVGRPPPSAVNVVQTHVKNLRRLLEPSRPAHGRSVVLPAVGDGYALRVPREDIDLFRFRALVERARAEPGRDGGRAAGLLGEALRLWRGAPLADVPVLAGHPKVLALAQERRLALLRCGEALTRAGRFAEAVRVLEEAVAAEPLDEVGQARLITAYQAAGRRAQAFAAFHRVRGLLADELGVDPGLELIAAHEALLRQDGAAPERANGAAPPAPPPLAQLPAEAFGFTGREAWMAELDRLAGPSAGPPRVLLITGTAGVGKTALALRWAHRRRDLFPDGQLYLDLRGYGPEQPMRPVDALRRMLRALGLPGEQVPLEVEECAAGFRSLIDGRRMLVVLDNAASVEQVRHLLPGSSSCLVVVTSRDAQAGLVARHGAARMVLDLLDEGEAVALLHALIGARVAAEPQAAATLAARCARLPLALRVVAELALARPDTSLAELAGDLADHRDRLALLDAAGDRHTGVGSVLQWSYRDLAPSTAAAFGLLALHPGADFDRHVAAALTGVGTPAVDQVLDRLTRAHLVQRDDSGRYRMHELLRAHARGLSGGIDSAAGRAAGTRLLDHYLAATAAAIDTLHPAGRPCRPDSGTHPPATPAFPDAASARGWLDAERANLLAVVLHAAEHGWPAHAVRLRRTLDPASSM, from the coding sequence ATGAGTGTCCGGATACAGGTACTCGGCCAGGTGCGCGTGGAGGTGGCCGGTGCGACGGTCTCGCCGGCGTCGACCGGGCAGCGGACGGTGCTGGCGCTGTTGGCGGTGGCGGGCGGGCAGATGCTGACCCGCGCGCAGCTGATCGACACGCTGTGGGTCGGCCGGCCGCCGCCGAGCGCGGTAAACGTGGTGCAGACGCACGTCAAGAACCTGCGCCGGCTGCTGGAGCCGTCCCGCCCGGCGCACGGCCGCAGCGTCGTGCTGCCCGCGGTCGGCGACGGCTACGCGCTGCGGGTACCGCGGGAGGACATCGACCTGTTCCGGTTCCGGGCGCTGGTGGAGCGGGCCCGCGCCGAGCCGGGCCGGGACGGTGGCCGGGCGGCGGGGCTGCTCGGCGAGGCGTTGCGGCTGTGGCGGGGTGCGCCGCTTGCCGATGTTCCGGTGCTGGCCGGGCACCCCAAGGTGCTGGCGCTGGCGCAGGAGCGGCGGCTGGCCCTGCTGCGCTGCGGCGAGGCGCTGACGCGGGCCGGCCGGTTCGCCGAGGCCGTGCGCGTACTGGAGGAGGCGGTCGCCGCCGAGCCGCTGGACGAGGTCGGCCAGGCCCGGTTGATCACCGCGTATCAGGCGGCGGGCCGCCGCGCGCAGGCCTTCGCCGCGTTTCACCGGGTCCGTGGCCTGCTGGCGGACGAGCTGGGCGTCGACCCGGGCCTCGAGCTGATCGCCGCGCACGAGGCACTGCTGCGACAGGACGGTGCCGCGCCGGAGCGGGCGAACGGGGCCGCGCCGCCGGCCCCGCCGCCGCTCGCCCAGCTGCCGGCCGAGGCGTTCGGGTTCACCGGCCGGGAGGCGTGGATGGCGGAGCTGGACCGCCTGGCCGGCCCGTCGGCCGGCCCGCCGCGGGTGCTCCTGATCACCGGTACGGCGGGGGTCGGCAAGACCGCGCTGGCGCTGCGCTGGGCGCACCGGCGCCGCGACCTCTTCCCCGACGGCCAGCTCTATCTCGACCTGCGTGGCTACGGCCCGGAGCAGCCGATGCGCCCGGTCGACGCGCTGCGCCGGATGCTGCGCGCGCTCGGCCTGCCCGGCGAGCAGGTGCCGCTGGAGGTGGAGGAGTGCGCGGCCGGCTTTCGCAGCCTGATCGACGGGCGGCGGATGCTTGTCGTGCTGGACAACGCCGCGTCGGTGGAACAGGTCCGGCACCTGCTTCCCGGCTCGTCGTCGTGCCTGGTGGTGGTGACCAGCCGGGACGCGCAGGCGGGCCTGGTCGCCCGGCACGGCGCCGCGCGGATGGTGCTCGACCTGCTCGACGAGGGCGAGGCCGTGGCGTTGCTGCACGCGCTGATCGGCGCGCGGGTGGCCGCCGAGCCGCAGGCCGCGGCGACGCTGGCCGCGCGGTGTGCCCGGTTGCCGCTGGCCCTGCGCGTGGTCGCCGAGCTTGCCCTGGCCCGCCCCGACACGTCGCTGGCCGAGCTGGCCGGTGACCTGGCCGACCACCGGGACCGCCTGGCGCTGCTCGACGCCGCGGGAGACCGGCACACCGGCGTCGGTTCGGTGCTCCAGTGGTCGTACCGGGACCTGGCGCCGTCGACCGCGGCGGCGTTCGGCCTGCTCGCCCTGCATCCCGGCGCGGACTTCGACCGGCACGTCGCCGCGGCGCTGACCGGCGTCGGTACGCCCGCCGTCGACCAGGTGCTGGATCGGCTCACCCGCGCGCATCTGGTGCAGCGCGACGACTCCGGCCGGTACCGGATGCATGAACTGCTCCGGGCGCACGCGCGCGGGCTCTCGGGCGGGATCGACAGCGCCGCGGGCCGGGCGGCCGGCACCCGGCTGCTCGACCACTACCTCGCGGCCACCGCGGCGGCCATCGACACGCTGCACCCGGCCGGGCGGCCATGCCGGCCCGATTCCGGTACGCACCCGCCGGCCACGCCGGCCTTTCCGGACGCGGCGAGCGCGCGGGGCTGGCTCGACGCCGAGCGGGCCAATCTGCTGGCGGTGGTGCTGCACGCCGCCGAGCACGGCTGGCCCGCGCACGCGGTCCGGCTGCGCCGCACGCTCGATCCAGCATCTTCGATGTAA
- a CDS encoding glycoside hydrolase family 43 protein, protein MHRTVPRRRRWAAIAAALGLFLSFFAATSATPAFAAAGTFRNPVGTGPDPFMTYFNGNYYLLMTEGDAIRIRRSRSVATLLNAPAIQVWRDTDPARNQHVWAPELYRVNNRWYLYYTADNGVDENHRLFVLESAGDDPAGPYQFKARLVPPNRDVFAIDAGLMRHNGRLYLMWSGLNEFQHNGINIAPLSNPWTVSGNAVSLNAAGHCPEVREGPAFLYRNGRTWMTYSVCDTGKPDYGLWMMSVASGADPLNRASWQQHNGALFSRQDARGVYGPGHHGFFTSPDGTETWIVYHAKTTGVFTYSNRTTRVQRVGFDADGSPSLGQPLAIGATQDLPAGDPGPSTGWINNDGRSSGGGSLVYSGTWNSGTGCAAACFWGDDHWTNQAGATATYTFTGTQLALLSVRDTGNGIAAISVDNGPEQRADLYGAIRVGEALNYLSPRLTYGTHTVRVRVTGERNAASAAAYVSIDRAEFWTG, encoded by the coding sequence ATGCACCGCACCGTTCCCCGACGGCGCCGGTGGGCGGCGATCGCCGCCGCCCTAGGCCTGTTCCTCTCGTTCTTCGCGGCCACCTCGGCCACCCCGGCGTTCGCCGCCGCCGGCACGTTCCGCAACCCGGTCGGCACCGGGCCCGACCCCTTCATGACCTACTTCAACGGCAACTACTACCTGCTGATGACCGAGGGCGACGCGATCAGGATCCGCCGCTCCCGGAGCGTGGCGACCCTGCTGAACGCCCCGGCCATCCAGGTGTGGCGCGACACCGACCCGGCGCGCAACCAGCACGTCTGGGCGCCGGAGCTCTACCGGGTGAACAACCGCTGGTACCTCTACTACACCGCGGACAACGGCGTGGACGAGAACCACCGGCTGTTCGTGCTGGAGTCCGCGGGCGACGACCCGGCCGGCCCGTACCAGTTCAAGGCCCGGCTGGTGCCGCCCAACCGCGACGTGTTCGCCATCGACGCCGGGCTCATGCGGCACAACGGCCGGCTGTACCTGATGTGGAGCGGGCTCAACGAGTTCCAGCACAACGGCATCAACATCGCCCCGCTGTCGAACCCGTGGACGGTCTCCGGCAACGCCGTGTCGCTGAACGCGGCCGGGCACTGCCCGGAGGTGCGCGAGGGGCCGGCGTTCCTCTACCGCAACGGCCGCACCTGGATGACGTACTCGGTCTGCGACACCGGCAAGCCCGACTACGGGCTGTGGATGATGAGCGTCGCGTCCGGCGCCGACCCGCTCAACCGCGCGAGCTGGCAGCAGCACAACGGCGCGCTCTTCTCCCGGCAGGACGCCCGCGGCGTGTACGGCCCCGGCCACCACGGCTTCTTCACCAGCCCCGACGGCACCGAGACGTGGATCGTGTACCACGCGAAGACGACGGGTGTCTTCACGTACAGCAACCGGACCACGCGCGTGCAGCGCGTCGGCTTCGACGCCGACGGCAGCCCGAGCCTCGGCCAGCCGCTGGCCATCGGCGCCACCCAGGACCTGCCGGCCGGCGACCCCGGGCCGTCCACCGGCTGGATCAACAACGACGGCCGCTCCTCCGGCGGCGGCTCGCTGGTGTACTCCGGCACCTGGAACTCCGGCACGGGCTGCGCGGCGGCCTGCTTCTGGGGCGACGACCATTGGACGAACCAGGCCGGCGCCACCGCGACGTACACCTTCACCGGCACCCAGCTGGCCCTGCTCTCGGTCCGCGACACCGGCAACGGCATCGCCGCGATCAGCGTCGACAACGGCCCCGAGCAGCGTGCTGACCTCTACGGCGCGATCCGCGTCGGCGAGGCCCTCAACTACCTGAGCCCCCGGCTCACCTACGGCACCCACACCGTCCGGGTCCGCGTGACGGGGGAGCGGAACGCGGCCTCGGCGGCCGCCTACGTCAGCATCGACAGAGCCGAGTTCTGGACCGGCTGA
- a CDS encoding WD40 repeat domain-containing serine/threonine protein kinase: protein MTLIPLHPDDPRRLGDFALVGRLGAGGMGAVYLARATDGRRVAVKVVRREWSADPEFLARFRSEVRRARQVPPFCTAAVLHADLEHVPPFVVVEYVDGPSLAEVVRDRGPLEAGELYSLAVGVATALAAIHGAGVVHRDLKPANVLLGVGLPKVIDFGISRSVEMSEGLTRPGQVVGTIAYLAPECFDTAAPTRVSPAADVFAWGVLVGYAATGRTPFAADSPLATVGRILTQPPDLDGLTGRLRDLVSAALSKDPATRPAARDLLDALLRGERGEPVRGVAPELRAAALAARGSGSGRRRLWRAAVAAAVCAVLAAAGTAVAHFHEVAGAQAAVAARQSRDRTVQDLLNRSAQVSSTDPGLALRLAVSAQSLGPSPRGRGALNALLAAGYAGEVGSGRPLHTVEFRPDGAAVVLGGRDGELDIWAVDGDRFTRAGSLPVADEVTEDAAFTPDGKTLATIGRQARLWDVSDPATPRLLYARAVETLDGDLTVEFTRDGRRLVVQDEKRTAVWDVRDRRHPEAIWSTTPIEDEQTGATALSRDDKIMAGVERHGSLSIWTMTSRTRPRKVATVRGIGQVADIAFSPGADVMAVARVREGIRLYDVSHPTRPRRIADLAEPAEFVSTITFDPTGTRLAIGGSGGAVSLWDVRTPEYAVLVRTLRGVGGAVRDADFSPDGSRVLTVGDGVAHTAMLWRLNPFQAQRRAVLTGRGTYDYSPEVALSPDDDVAVVRSDGKLSSWNLRDVSRPRPIGKPVSLPDDSGVSPLRLRSDLRTVLAGGSLFDITGGRARRLIPAKDGELRWVLDLDSRRDLAAVFDNRSFRTGARAKVLICRVVAGRQPVVLASIPATHVNAAVFVPAAKSIVIADGGNADSAAVTIWDLTEPAKPRVVRTLRSDTEIRNLSTGGRTAFDGSDGIKIWNNRTGDDESVRIAHRPFFDAVVGLSFSAGEEMMAVATAGGTELWSVLDGAEPVLMSVIPGSETSGIAFSARRPLLATADDDKGVVVWDVGSMLATARDPLPAACRRSGGLSESEWRRYVSEVPFRRACR from the coding sequence GTGACTCTGATTCCCCTTCACCCGGACGATCCCCGCCGCCTCGGCGACTTCGCACTCGTCGGCCGCCTCGGCGCGGGCGGAATGGGTGCGGTGTATCTCGCCCGGGCCACGGACGGGCGGCGGGTCGCCGTCAAGGTGGTCCGGCGGGAGTGGTCGGCCGATCCGGAGTTTCTGGCGCGGTTCCGCAGTGAGGTGCGCCGGGCGCGCCAGGTGCCCCCGTTCTGCACCGCCGCCGTGCTGCACGCCGATCTCGAACACGTTCCGCCGTTCGTGGTCGTCGAGTACGTGGACGGTCCGAGCCTGGCCGAGGTGGTGCGCGACCGGGGACCGCTGGAAGCGGGCGAGCTGTACAGCCTCGCGGTGGGAGTCGCCACCGCGCTCGCCGCCATTCACGGCGCCGGCGTGGTGCACCGCGATCTCAAGCCGGCCAACGTGCTGCTCGGCGTCGGCCTGCCGAAGGTGATCGACTTCGGCATCTCGCGCAGCGTGGAGATGAGTGAGGGGCTCACCCGACCCGGCCAGGTCGTCGGCACGATCGCCTACCTGGCGCCGGAATGCTTCGACACCGCGGCACCCACCAGGGTGTCCCCGGCGGCCGACGTGTTCGCCTGGGGTGTTCTGGTCGGATATGCCGCGACGGGCCGCACACCCTTCGCGGCCGACTCGCCATTGGCGACGGTCGGCCGGATCCTGACGCAGCCACCTGACCTCGACGGGCTGACCGGGCGGCTCCGTGACCTGGTGTCCGCCGCGCTCAGCAAGGACCCGGCCACCCGCCCGGCCGCCCGTGATCTGCTGGACGCGCTGCTCCGCGGTGAGCGCGGTGAACCGGTCCGCGGCGTCGCCCCGGAGCTGCGGGCGGCCGCGCTCGCCGCGCGCGGCAGCGGATCGGGCCGCCGCCGGCTCTGGCGTGCCGCGGTCGCGGCGGCGGTCTGCGCCGTGCTCGCCGCGGCCGGCACCGCCGTCGCCCACTTCCACGAGGTCGCCGGCGCCCAGGCGGCCGTCGCCGCGCGGCAGAGCCGGGACCGCACCGTCCAGGACCTGCTGAACCGCTCGGCGCAGGTCTCATCCACCGATCCGGGACTCGCGCTGCGCCTGGCGGTCAGCGCGCAGTCGCTGGGCCCGTCGCCGCGCGGCCGGGGAGCCCTGAACGCGCTCCTCGCGGCGGGATACGCCGGCGAGGTGGGCTCCGGCAGGCCGCTGCACACCGTCGAGTTCCGGCCGGACGGAGCCGCCGTCGTGCTGGGTGGCCGCGACGGCGAACTCGACATCTGGGCCGTCGACGGGGACAGGTTCACCAGAGCCGGGTCGCTGCCGGTCGCCGACGAGGTCACCGAGGACGCCGCGTTCACCCCCGACGGAAAGACTCTGGCGACGATAGGACGGCAGGCAAGGCTGTGGGACGTCAGCGACCCGGCGACCCCGCGACTGCTGTACGCCCGGGCGGTCGAGACCCTCGACGGCGACCTGACGGTCGAGTTCACCCGTGACGGCCGGCGGCTCGTCGTCCAGGACGAGAAGCGTACGGCCGTCTGGGACGTGCGGGACCGTCGGCATCCGGAAGCGATCTGGTCGACGACACCGATCGAGGACGAGCAGACCGGCGCCACGGCCCTCAGCCGTGACGACAAGATCATGGCCGGTGTCGAGCGCCACGGCTCGCTCTCGATCTGGACCATGACGTCCCGGACAAGGCCCCGCAAGGTCGCTACCGTCCGCGGCATCGGCCAGGTGGCGGACATAGCGTTCAGCCCCGGCGCCGACGTCATGGCCGTGGCGCGCGTCAGAGAAGGAATCCGGCTCTATGACGTGTCCCACCCGACCCGCCCTCGTCGCATCGCTGATCTCGCCGAGCCCGCGGAGTTCGTCTCCACCATCACCTTCGATCCCACGGGAACGCGGTTGGCGATCGGCGGCAGCGGTGGAGCGGTGTCGTTGTGGGACGTCCGGACACCCGAGTACGCCGTGCTCGTCAGGACCCTGCGCGGCGTCGGCGGCGCCGTTCGCGACGCCGACTTCTCGCCCGACGGTTCCCGCGTTCTCACCGTAGGTGACGGCGTGGCACACACCGCGATGTTGTGGCGGCTGAACCCGTTCCAGGCGCAGCGGCGGGCCGTTCTCACGGGCCGCGGCACCTACGACTATTCGCCGGAGGTGGCTCTCTCCCCCGACGACGACGTCGCCGTCGTCCGTTCGGACGGCAAGCTCTCATCGTGGAACCTGCGGGACGTCTCCCGCCCGCGGCCGATCGGAAAACCGGTGTCGTTGCCCGACGACTCGGGAGTGTCGCCGCTGCGGCTGAGATCGGACCTGCGGACCGTCCTCGCCGGTGGGTCGCTCTTCGACATCACCGGCGGCCGCGCACGCCGGCTGATCCCCGCCAAGGACGGCGAACTCCGGTGGGTGCTCGACCTGGACAGCCGGCGCGACCTGGCCGCGGTGTTCGACAACCGCTCCTTCCGGACCGGCGCCCGGGCCAAGGTTCTGATCTGCCGGGTCGTTGCCGGCCGCCAACCCGTGGTCCTGGCGTCCATACCGGCGACGCACGTCAACGCCGCGGTCTTCGTGCCGGCGGCGAAATCGATCGTCATCGCGGATGGCGGCAACGCCGACTCCGCCGCGGTGACGATCTGGGATCTGACCGAGCCGGCGAAGCCTCGCGTGGTCCGTACCTTGAGGAGCGACACGGAGATCAGGAATCTCTCGACCGGCGGTCGAACCGCGTTCGACGGCAGCGACGGCATCAAGATCTGGAACAACCGCACCGGCGATGACGAGAGCGTCCGGATCGCCCATCGCCCGTTCTTCGACGCCGTCGTTGGCCTGTCTTTCTCCGCCGGTGAGGAAATGATGGCCGTGGCCACGGCCGGCGGCACCGAACTGTGGAGCGTCCTGGACGGGGCAGAGCCGGTGCTCATGAGCGTCATTCCCGGCAGCGAGACTTCCGGCATCGCCTTCAGCGCGCGCCGTCCCCTGCTGGCGACCGCCGACGACGACAAGGGCGTGGTGGTGTGGGATGTCGGGTCGATGCTCGCGACGGCACGCGATCCGCTGCCGGCCGCCTGCCGGCGGTCGGGCGGGTTGAGTGAGTCCGAGTGGCGTCGATACGTCTCCGAGGTGCCGTTCCGCCGAGCGTGCCGGTAA